A genomic segment from Necator americanus strain Aroian chromosome III, whole genome shotgun sequence encodes:
- a CDS encoding hypothetical protein (NECATOR_CHRIII.G12974.T1), which yields MAFCFLKLCSEGCPNPAAWTALEYSLGNPRIYVGGDMFQPITSTNDPIFWNHHSFVDLVWENWRVIRQSRAARETQYPPNNPSCSSAAHYGDNTMQPFFPMVNKDGLSNAYTDNLYSYAPRPTCSAANPSGCGSRFLFCDLSHSAPRCAAKIAVNGNCGGYTRNEDRCYLSVCKGNRCLQVQTPTPVTRPPITNTAPAGPAQKTFFNPLRRRWADRTLTTYNHNAECKDTEENCCIWARKGHCTDAQYAAYMLKNCSRACGQCGNTKEGDCRPNPDCKNLDEHCCIWAGKGYCTDADYEAYMLKNCSRACGQCGNTKEGDCRPNPDCKDLDESCCIWARKGYCTEERYEAYMLKNCSRACGQCGNTKEGDCRPNPDCKDLDESCCIWARKGYCTEERYEAYMLKNCSRACGQCGNTKEGDCRPNPDCKDLDESCCIWARKGYCTDERYAAYMLKNCSRACGQCGNTKEGDCRPNPDCKDLDESCCIWARKGYCTDERYAAYMLKNCSRACGQCGNTKEGDCRPNPECKDIDDNCCIWARKGYCTDERYAAYMLKNCSRACGQCGNTKEGDCRPNPECKDLDENCCTWARNGYCTLNANYMKVYCRQACGLCGNSNKGDCRPQSGCSNRHTMCCFWASNGQCFTRPRFLLVICSQACGVCGYAMGQVCITQSVCGYVFCGLPRRISRNRRPVSRFVASPHRLQLRRQLSPVSLAKGPSTQISSAPASATGRSLLLRTRNNLTKWHRQRRRGPRKPSGMAVFAN from the exons AG TCTCGAGCAGCACGCGAAACTCAATATCCACCAAATAATCCGTCGTGCAGCAGTGCCGCACATTACGGTGATAACACAATGCAACCGTTCTTCCCAATGGTTAACAAAGATGGATTGTCAAATGCATATACTG ACAACCTCTACAGTTACGCTCCACGACCAACCTGCTCAGCAGCGAATCCATCAGGTTGCGGTTCAAG ATTCCTCTTCTGCGACTTATCTCACAGTGCACCGCGATGTGCAGCAAAAATCGCGGTGAATGGAAATTGTGGAGGATATACTAGAa ATGAAGACAGATGCTACCTTAGCGTTTGTAAAGGGAACAGATGCTTACAAGTTCAG ACACCAACACCGGTCACTCGACCACCAATCACGAATACTGCACCAGCTGGTCCTGCCCAAAAG ACCTTCTTTAACCCCTTGCGACGACGTTGGGCTGACCGGACACTAACCACCTACAATCACAACGCTG AGTGCAAGGATACTGAGGAAAACTGCTGCATATGGGCGCGCAAAGGCCACTGCACCGATGCGCAATATGCAGCGTATATGCTAAAGAATTGTTCCAGAGCTTGTGGACAATGCGGCAACACGAAGGAAGGAGATTGTAGACCAAACCCAG ACTGCAAGAACCTTGACGAACACTGCTGCATATGGGCGGGCAAAGGCTATTGCACCGATGCGGACTATGAAGCGTATATGCTCAAGAATTGTTCCAGAGCTTGTGGACAATGCGGCAACACGAAGGAAGGAGATTGTAGACCAAACCCAG ACTGCAAGGATCTTGACGAAAGCTGCTGCATATGGGCGCGCAAAGGCTATTGCACCGAGGAGCGCTATGAAGCGTATATGCTCAAGAATTGTTCCAGAGCTTGTGGACAATGCGGCAACACGAAGGAAGGAGATTGTAGACCAAACCCAG ACTGCAAGGATCTTGACGAAAGCTGCTGCATATGGGCGCGCAAAGGCTATTGCACCGAGGAGCGCTATGAAGCGTATATGCTCAAGAATTGTTCCAGAGCTTGTGGACAATGCGGCAACACGAAGGAAGGAGATTGTAGACCAAACCCAG ACTGCAAGGATCTTGACGAAAGCTGCTGCATATGGGCGCGCAAAGGCTATTGCACCGATGAGCGCTATGCAGCGTATATGCTCAAGAATTGTTCCAGAGCTTGTGGACAATGCGGCAACACGAAGGAAGGAGATTGTAGACCAAACCCAG ACTGCAAGGATCTTGACGAAAGCTGCTGCATATGGGCGCGCAAAGGCTATTGCACCGATGAGCGCTATGCAGCGTATATGCTCAAGAATTGTTCCAGAGCTTGTGGACAATGCGGCAACACGAAGGAAGGAGATTGTAGACCAAACCCAG AGTGCAAGGATATTGACGACAACTGCTGCATATGGGCGCGCAAAGGCTATTGCACCGATGAGCGCTATGCAGCGTATATGCTCAAGAATTGTTCCAGAGCTTGTGGACAATGCGGCAACACGAAGGAAGGAGATTGTAGACCAAACCCAG AGTGCAAGGATCTTGACGAAAACTGCTGCACTTGGGCACGTAATGGCTATTGTACACTGAATGCGAATTACATGAAGGTGTATTGTCGTCAAGCTTGTGGACTATGCGGGAATTCAAATAAAGGAGATTGTAGACCACAATCAG GGTGTTCGAATCGTCACACAATGTGTTGTTTTTGGGCATCCAATGGCCAATGTTTCACGAGGCCACGGTTTTTGCTAGTGATTTGTAGTCAAGCTTGTGGAGTATGCGGCTACGCAATGGGACAAGTATGTATAACACAATCAG TCTGTGGATACGTATTCTGCGGACTCCCACGTCGTATTTCCCGGAACCGACGTCCTGTATCAAGATTCGTTGCCAGTCCGCATAGACTTCAACTACGGAGACAATTGTCACCGGTCTCATTGGCGAAAGGACCTTCGACGCAGATCTCGTCGGCTCCAGCATCTGCAACGGGTCGCTCCCTATTGCTAAGGACAAGGAACAACCTCACTAAGTG GCACCGTCAACGACGAAGAGGACCACGAAAGCCATCTGGAATGGCTGTGTTCGCCAACTGA
- a CDS encoding hypothetical protein (NECATOR_CHRIII.G12975.T1): protein MRAEKHRRVSCERTEASKMSFNQKDRRYHGMARTIADVNDNVKDRAATIVLPTTTRPARQRRPPRRLQPDLKMKTYAMRSS, encoded by the coding sequence ATGCGTGCAGAAAAACATCGGAGAGTTAGCTGCGAGAGGACTGAAGCTTCCAAGATGTCGTTCAACCAGAAAGACCGACGGTACCATGGTATGGCAAGGACGATCGCCGACGTCAATGACAATGTCAAGGATAGAGCAGCAACTATCGTGCTGCCGACAACGACTAGACCAGCTCGACAACGCCGACCGCCTCGTCGATTGCAACCTGATCTGAAGATGAAGACGTACGCGATGCGTTCATCTTAG
- a CDS encoding hypothetical protein (NECATOR_CHRIII.G12975.T2) — MQGIEYVRSPPFHPQSNGQVERFVDTLKRTLQKIKEGRASEKHAEFLQCYRRTPCASTPGHLSPAEVFLGRQLRTSLTLLKEAAKEEGTMWKLKNSSIVIMEHRPLSRANRYGRALYDVLTEEDDLFKRHANQMRAEKHRRVSCERTEASKMSFNQKDRRYHGMARTIADVNDNVKDRAATIVLPTTTRPARQRRPPRRLQPDLKMKTYAMRSS, encoded by the exons ATGCAAGGAATTGAGTACGTTCGCTCACCGCCGTTCCATCCACAGTCAAACGGTCAAGTAGAACGCTTTGTGGATACCTTGAAAAGAACCCTTCAGAAGATTAAGGAGGGAAGGGCGTCGGAGAAACATGCGGAATTTTTGCAGTGCTATAGAAGAACACCATGTGCATCAACGCCAGGACATCTTTCTCCAGCGGAGGTGTTCCTAGGGCGCCAGTTGAGGACGTCGTTGACGCTGCTGAAGGAAGCAGCtaaagaagaaggaacaaTGTGGAAATTGAAGAACAGTTCAATCGTCATCATGGAGCACCGTCCACTGTCCCGGGCG AATCGCTATGGACGAGCCTTGTACGACGTGCTAACGGAAGAGGATGATTTGTTCAAAAGACACGCTAACCAGATGCGTGCAGAAAAACATCGGAGAGTTAGCTGCGAGAGGACTGAAGCTTCCAAGATGTCGTTCAACCAGAAAGACCGACGGTACCATGGTATGGCAAGGACGATCGCCGACGTCAATGACAATGTCAAGGATAGAGCAGCAACTATCGTGCTGCCGACAACGACTAGACCAGCTCGACAACGCCGACCGCCTCGTCGATTGCAACCTGATCTGAAGATGAAGACGTACGCGATGCGTTCATCTTAG
- a CDS encoding hypothetical protein (NECATOR_CHRIII.G12976.T1), protein MKMLARGYVYWTIINRDIEEAVRHCRNCHEAAKMPKKTVFNSWTTEKKPWDRIHIDYVGPLNGRMYLVVVDAYSKWPEVFEMSSSSTTATLRELRMLFARFENPRVIVSDNGTQFTAKEF, encoded by the coding sequence ATGAAGATGCTCGCCCGAGGATATGTGTACTGGACGATCATCAACAGGGACATTGAAGAAGCTGTACGCCACTGTCGTAACTGTCACGAAGCTGCGAAGATGCCAAAAAAGACAGTTTTCAATTCTTGGACCACTGAGAAGAAACCGTGGGACAGAATTCATATCGACTATGTGGGACCACTGAATGGTAGGATGTACCTTGTGGTAGTTGATGCGTATTCGAAGTGGCCAGAAGTCTTTGAGATGTCGTCGTCGTCAACCACTGCAACGTTGAGAGAACTCAGAATGCTGTTCGCACGATTCGAAAATCCCAGGGTGATCGTGTCAGACAACGGTACGCAGTTTACAGCGAAGGAGTTCTAG
- a CDS encoding hypothetical protein (NECATOR_CHRIII.G12977.T2), producing MLRRLDTHTEDAPLTIEDLVADCENFTALKMDNTDMEGSHDIHVVQKKNVKCFNCGGPHYRSTCPLLSSSTGQKMRQKPRRRSNRRKKSQCKNVVTFAAENARTYLDVNIILYASSSTQAQISRCMPVKTADGSPMKIDGRFSTDFFVGDRTTGKNILGNGTCYVTEGTNLLGLERCIQIPAYKELKDKYHCRMTKEEANREEIIVDLKKQYAEVFKCGLGRCVKTKAKLLLRDNVVPVFKKKRPVPYASVPDLDADVDRLRVEHIISSVEHSEWATPIVVVKKKSQAEVSPL from the exons ATGCTCCGTCGACTGGATACGCACACAGAAGATGCGCCGTTGACGATAGAAGACCTCGTTGCTGATTGTGAGAACTTCACCGCATTGAAGATGGACAACACAGACATGGAAGGAAGTCATGATATCCATGTCgtgcagaaaaagaatgtgaagtGCTTCAATTGTGGAGGACCGCACTACAGAAGCACATGTCCGCTTCTCTCCTCCAGCACTGGACAGAAGATGCGACAGAAACCAAGAAGACGATCCAACCGTCGCAAGAAAAGCCAATGTAAGAACGTTGTCACCTTCGCCGCTGAGAATGCTCGAACCTACCTCGATGTCAATATCATTCTCTACGCTTCCAGCTCGACACAGGCGCAGATATCACGTTG CATGCCAGTCAAAACGGCAGATGGATCACCGATGAAGATTGATGGAAGATTCTCCACAGACTTCTTTGTCGGAGACCGGACAACAGGGAAGAACATCCTAGGTAATGGAACTTGTTACGTTACCGAAGGCACGAATCTGCTAGGACTGGAGCGGTGTATTCAAATTCCAGCGTACAAGGAGTTGAAAGACAAATACCACTGCCGAATGACTAAAGAAGAAGCAAACCGAGAGGAAATCATCGTAGACTTGAAGAAGCAATACGCAGAAGTGTTCAAGTGCGGACTTGGCAGATGCGTCAAGACTAAGGCAAAGTTGTTGTTGAGGGACAACGTAGTACCTGTTTTCAAGAAGAAGCGACCAGTGCCCTATGCCTCCGTGCCGGATTTGGATGCTGATGTTGATCGGCTGAGGGTCGAACACATAATATCCTCAGTAGAGCATTCAGAGTGGGCCACGCCTATCGTTGTagtcaagaagaaaagtcaAGCCGAAGTCTCACCGCTGTAG
- a CDS encoding hypothetical protein (NECATOR_CHRIII.G12977.T1), with translation MLRRLDTHTEDAPLTIEDLVADCENFTALKMDNTDMEGSHDIHVVQKKNVKCFNCGGPHYRSTCPLLSSSTGQKMRQKPRRRSNRRKKSQCADITLVSSRTWKKLGSPPLEPCSMPVKTADGSPMKIDGRFSTDFFVGDRTTGKNILGNGTCYVTEGTNLLGLERCIQIPAYKELKDKYHCRMTKEEANREEIIVDLKKQYAEVFKCGLGRCVKTKAKLLLRDNVVPVFKKKRPVPYASVPDLDADVDRLRVEHIISSVEHSEWATPIVVVKKKSQAEVSPL, from the exons ATGCTCCGTCGACTGGATACGCACACAGAAGATGCGCCGTTGACGATAGAAGACCTCGTTGCTGATTGTGAGAACTTCACCGCATTGAAGATGGACAACACAGACATGGAAGGAAGTCATGATATCCATGTCgtgcagaaaaagaatgtgaagtGCTTCAATTGTGGAGGACCGCACTACAGAAGCACATGTCCGCTTCTCTCCTCCAGCACTGGACAGAAGATGCGACAGAAACCAAGAAGACGATCCAACCGTCGCAAGAAAAGCCAAT GCGCAGATATCACGTTGGTATCCAGTCGAACGTGGAAAAAGCTCGGATCTCCACCCTTGGAACCCTGTAGCATGCCAGTCAAAACGGCAGATGGATCACCGATGAAGATTGATGGAAGATTCTCCACAGACTTCTTTGTCGGAGACCGGACAACAGGGAAGAACATCCTAGGTAATGGAACTTGTTACGTTACCGAAGGCACGAATCTGCTAGGACTGGAGCGGTGTATTCAAATTCCAGCGTACAAGGAGTTGAAAGACAAATACCACTGCCGAATGACTAAAGAAGAAGCAAACCGAGAGGAAATCATCGTAGACTTGAAGAAGCAATACGCAGAAGTGTTCAAGTGCGGACTTGGCAGATGCGTCAAGACTAAGGCAAAGTTGTTGTTGAGGGACAACGTAGTACCTGTTTTCAAGAAGAAGCGACCAGTGCCCTATGCCTCCGTGCCGGATTTGGATGCTGATGTTGATCGGCTGAGGGTCGAACACATAATATCCTCAGTAGAGCATTCAGAGTGGGCCACGCCTATCGTTGTagtcaagaagaaaagtcaAGCCGAAGTCTCACCGCTGTAG
- a CDS encoding hypothetical protein (NECATOR_CHRIII.G12978.T2): protein MFGTVARFWFSFGKKAEQRPINDSKERRPSSGRSRIQKKEDRTAADRGFRRKKTEQQPIEDSEERRPNSSRSRIQKKEDRTAADRGFRRKKTEQQPIEDSEERRPNSSRSRIQKKEDRTAADRGFRRKKTEQQPIEDPEIPRGAEGKASESQLENFLAAIFEQMRIQHEEMKTLLTALAPTQRTTVQEVSKDQYDQLSEDVQMFVSDEEVGHTFAYWYKRYGPVIRDSVLLDSKKCNSILMKLDEDAYRKYANDILQKQPHKIDFETTVANLEKLFASRKTLIR, encoded by the exons ATGTTTGGCACAGTTGCCCGATTTTGGTTTAGTTTCGG aaagaaggccGAGCAGCGGCCGATCAAtgattcaaaagaaagaaggccGAGCAGCGGCCGATCgaggattcagaagaaagaagaccgaACAGCAGCCGATCgaggattcagaagaaagaagaccgaACAGCAGCCGATCgaggattcagaagaaagaagaccgaACAGCAGCCGATCgaggattcagaagaaagaagaccgaACAGCAGCCGATCgaggattcagaagaaagaagaccgaACAGCAGCCGATCgaggattcagaagaaagaagaccgaACAGCAGCCGATCgaggattcagaagaaagaagaccgaACAGCAGCCGATCgaggattcagaagaaagaagaccgaACAGCAGCCGATCGAGGATCCAGAGATACCGCGAGGAGCCGAAGGTAAGGCTTCGGAGTCACAACTTGAAAACTTTCTTGCAgccatttttgaacaaatgcGTATTCAACATGAGGAAATGAAAACGCTGCTCACCGCCTTGGCACCCACGCAGAGAACCACCGTCCAGGAGGTCAGCAAGGATCAATACGACCAGCTGAGTGAGGATGTGCAAATGTTCGTGTCCGACGAAGAGGTGGGTCACACTTTCGCCTATTGGTACAAGAGGTACGGACCGGTCATCAGAGATTCGGTCTTGCTGGATAGCAAGAAGTGCAATTCGATCCTCATGAAGCTGGACGAGGATGCATATCGCAAATATGCTAATGACATACTACAGAAACAACCGCACAAGATCGATTTTGAGACGACGGTCGCGAATCTGGAGAAGCTTTTCGCGTCAAGGAAGACGCTGATTCGATGA
- a CDS encoding hypothetical protein (NECATOR_CHRIII.G12978.T1) — MFGTVARFWFSFGRKKTEQQPIEDSEERRPNSSRSRIQKKEDRTAADRGFRRKKTEQQPIEDSEERRPNSSRSRIQKKEDRTAADRGFRRKKTEQQPIEDPEIPRGAEGKASESQLENFLAAIFEQMRIQHEEMKTLLTALAPTQRTTVQEVSKDQYDQLSEDVQMFVSDEEVGHTFAYWYKRYGPVIRDSVLLDSKKCNSILMKLDEDAYRKYANDILQKQPHKIDFETTVANLEKLFASRKTLIR, encoded by the exons ATGTTTGGCACAGTTGCCCGATTTTGGTTTAGTTTCGG aagaaagaagaccgaACAGCAGCCGATCgaggattcagaagaaagaagaccgaACAGCAGCCGATCgaggattcagaagaaagaagaccgaACAGCAGCCGATCgaggattcagaagaaagaagaccgaACAGCAGCCGATCgaggattcagaagaaagaagaccgaACAGCAGCCGATCgaggattcagaagaaagaagaccgaACAGCAGCCGATCgaggattcagaagaaagaagaccgaACAGCAGCCGATCGAGGATCCAGAGATACCGCGAGGAGCCGAAGGTAAGGCTTCGGAGTCACAACTTGAAAACTTTCTTGCAgccatttttgaacaaatgcGTATTCAACATGAGGAAATGAAAACGCTGCTCACCGCCTTGGCACCCACGCAGAGAACCACCGTCCAGGAGGTCAGCAAGGATCAATACGACCAGCTGAGTGAGGATGTGCAAATGTTCGTGTCCGACGAAGAGGTGGGTCACACTTTCGCCTATTGGTACAAGAGGTACGGACCGGTCATCAGAGATTCGGTCTTGCTGGATAGCAAGAAGTGCAATTCGATCCTCATGAAGCTGGACGAGGATGCATATCGCAAATATGCTAATGACATACTACAGAAACAACCGCACAAGATCGATTTTGAGACGACGGTCGCGAATCTGGAGAAGCTTTTCGCGTCAAGGAAGACGCTGATTCGATGA
- a CDS encoding hypothetical protein (NECATOR_CHRIII.G12979.T1), with product MSEEEEDDLGIKPGTVIDSSKANYVVIKLLGEGGFGAVYKVHDQTDPKKIYAMKVEKKLETRRHSKLKMEIAILKLVSAERKQSHFTAIIDRGKKETYFFLVMELVGKSLSDLKSKRPLKVFSPSTGMGVGIQCLEACEDLHKYGFIHRDLKPANYACGLGKRQRVIYILDFGIARKILNEKGELKTPRQTVRFKGTIRFASIACHKNTEMGAKDDCESWFYLLLDIAVPKGIIWRSISDKNEVLKVKEQLRNEKRDSAFSSMKCKEELIKVLTYIDSLKYFDHVDYEFIYKMLTQAAKTEGGDINDPYDWERSSATSTAGTTAKSKSLLASH from the exons ATGAGCGAGGAGGAGGAAGATGATCTCGGGATAAAACCG GGGACTGTTATCGATTCCAGCAAAGCGAACTACGTTGTAATTAAGTTACTCGGAGAAGGTGGATTTGGTGCTGTCTACAA AGTTCATGATCAAAcggatccaaaaaaaatctacgccatgaaagtagaaaagaagCTTGAGACCAGGCGgcattcaaaattgaaaatggag atcGCGATTCTTAAACTCGTCTCTGCCGAACGGAAACAATCACATTTCACCGCCATTATTGATcgtgggaaaaaagaaacttatttttttctggttatgGAGTTAGTTGGGAAAAGTTTGTCAGATCTCAAGTCAAAACGTCCCTTGAAG GTATTCTCTCCATCGACTGGTATGGGCGTTGGTATCCAGTGTTTAGAAGCGTGTGAAGATTTGCATAAATATGGATTCATACATCGAGATTTAAAACCTGCTAACTATGCATGTGGTTTAGGAAAGAGGCAAAGAGTG atTTACATACTTGATTTTGGAATCGCACGGAAGATTCTAAACGAGAAAGGAGAATTGAAAACGCCAAGACAAACAGTTCGATTCAAG GGTACCATCCGTTTTGCGTCCATCGCTTGTCATAAAAATACCGAAATGGGAGCTAAGGATGATTGCGAGTCTTGGTTTTATCTGCTTTTAGATATAGCAGTACCAAAAg GAATTATATGGAGATCGATAAGTGACAAGAACGAAGTACTCAAAGTTAAGGAGCAGCTACGGAATGAAAAACGG GATAGTGCGTTTTCTTCCATGAAATGCAAAGAAGAGCTCATTAAAGTGCTTACTTATATCGACAGTCTTAAATATTTTGATCATGTTGACTATGAGTTTATATACAAAATGTTGACACAG GCCGCAAAAACAGAAGGTGGAGATATTAACGATCCTTATGATTGGGAACGATCATCAGCAACGTCAACTGCTGGAACAACTGCAAAATCGAAGTCTTTGCTAGCATCGCACTGA
- a CDS encoding hypothetical protein (NECATOR_CHRIII.G12980.T1): MHQNECYICGRNNVKLGVVAQKAELNTVMSPSNCFPSLLLTLVSTVNLVNTQANCNNAPTEALRIICGQIANWDANAKTVATPSNQTRQDQSPGADAGLGGASAISASAAPTNAYECMDFACLCGFFGGSGRSNCVLRNGQRLGKALRKEYRVMTDVERRRYHTAMRRIKRNGDYDKLSRIYSSSSTSPGAHSGPAFLPWHREFIKRLETALRGVDPTIALPYWDSTLDNTLPYP, encoded by the exons ATGCATCAAAATGAGTGCTACATATGTGGTCGAAATAATGTGAAGCTCGGTGTAGTTGCACAAAAGGCTGAGCTCAATACG gtGATGTCACCATCGAACTGTTTCCCATCATTACTATTAACACTGGTATCCACTGTAAATCTTGTAAATACTCAAGCAAATTGTAATAACGCACCCACGGAAGCACTTCGGATAATTTGTGGTCAAATCGCTAACTGGGATGCTAACGCTAAG ACTGTTGCTACGCCCTCTAATCAGACAAGACAAGACCAGTCACCAGGAGCCGATGCTGGCTTAGGTGGTGCATCAGCGATTAGTGCTTCGGCAGCTCCTACTAATGCTTACGAATGCATGGATTTCGCATGCCTTTGCGGATTCTTCGGAGGTAGTGGCAGGTCGAATTGTGTACTGAGAAATGGACAACGACTTGGAAAAGCGCTCCGGAAAGAGTATCGTGTGATGACAGatgtagaaagaagaag GTACCACACAGCTATGAGgagaattaaaagaaatggCGACTATGACAAACTTTCAAGAATTTACTCGTCCTCCAGTACATCGCCAGGAGCTCATTCTGGACCAGCATTCTTGCCATGGCATCGAGAGTTCATCAAAAG GCTAGAAACTGCACTTCGCGGAGTTGATCCAACTATAGCGTTGCCGTACTGGGACTCAACACTTGACAACACATTGCCATATCCTTGA
- a CDS encoding hypothetical protein (NECATOR_CHRIII.G12981.T1) has translation MFTNELMGRQGPEGSIQTGAFRGWRTADGSKVLRRNLGPAGTLLQISDIDAAMATTDFRQVLVYTAPSPDTLITLTPVDLRTGRAGASNSSICPDRVPE, from the exons ATGTTTACAAATGAACTCATGGGTCGACAAGGACCGGAAGGCTCCATACAAACAGGTGCCTTCAGAGGATGGCGCACCGCAGAC GGTTCAAAAGTTCTTCGTAGAAATCTTGGCCCAGCAGGTACTCTTTTGCAAATATCTGATATCGATGCTGCCATGGCGACCACCGATTTTCGACAAGTTCTCGTTTACACAGCTCCTAGTCCG gacaccttgatcaccttgactcccgttgatcttcgaactggtcgagcgggcgccagtaattcttccatttgtcccgatcgcgtgccagagtag
- a CDS encoding hypothetical protein (NECATOR_CHRIII.G12982.T1), with product MEKIIYDFYSDLFDSHVHLPPHHLTEDGQVIPEVLPSEIRHAIMSVRNRTAPGPDRIRPEHLKSLPPVLINTLARLFTRYLSECKAPKQWKTSKTVLLYKKGDPHDIGNYRPICLLSVIYKLFTRVILNRIEKVLDEGQPCEQAGFRKGFSTIDHIHTVSKLIEVSREYKMPLSLTFIDLKKAFDSVETEAVVEALDNQGVPTQYIKVLRELYSNFTTGISPFYKNIIIDVKSGVRQGDTISPKIFTATLENAMRKLEWDDMGVKVDGRQLHHLRFADDIVQVTPSISQAERMLTEFDETCGCIGLQLDLQKTMFMRNGWVSDAPFTLNGTNISECTSYVFLDRELNMMNDLTPELGRTRRAAWGAYKSIEDVVKKTRNTRLRAHLFNTTVLRALTYASETWAFRKQEENAVSVIERAIERVMLGVSRFTQVRDGIRSSLLRQRSKIRDAAAFAKESKIRWAGHVMRFDDNRWTRAVSDWVPRDIKRTTGRPPTQWSDFFTKSLKEKYHALRVPRDRRNHWATLARDRDKWKNYWRPLDQFED from the coding sequence atggagaaaatcatctacgacttctactctgatctcttcgacagccatgtccacttgcctcctcaccatctgacggaagatggacaagtcattccagaggttctcccgtccgaaatacgacatgctatcatgtcggtaagaaatcgtacggcacccggtcccgacagaataagaccagaacacctgaagagccttccgccagtactcataaacaccctggcgaggctctttacacgttatctgtcggaatgcaaggctcctaaacagtggaagaccagcaagaccgtgttgttgtataaaaagggagatccacatgacatcggcaactatcgcccaatctgcctactgtccgtcatctacaagctctttacaagagtaatccttaataggattgaaaaagtcttggatgaaggacagccatgcgagcaagcagggtttcgaaaaggattcagcacgattgaccacattcacactgtttcgaaactcatcgaggtatcacgagagtacaagatgccgctctctctcaccttcatcgacttaaagaaagccttcgactcagttgagacggaagcggtcgtggaagccttggacaaccaaggtgtccctactcagtacataaaggtacttcgagagttgtacagtaacttcacgaccggaatttcgccattctataagaacatcatcattgacgtgaagagtggggtccgacagggtgatacaatttcacccaaaatattcacagccaccctcgagaacgcaatgcgaaagttggaatgggacgacatgggagtgaaggttgatggtcggcagctacaccatttgcgctttgctgatgacatcgtacaggtaacacctagcatcagccaagcggaacgaatgctgaccgaattcgacgaaacatgtggatgcatcggtcttcagctggatctacaaaagacgatgttcatgcggaacggatgggtctcggatgccccattcacgctcaatggaacgaacatatccgaatgcaccagctacgtttttctggatcgggaactgaacatgatgaacgacctgacccccgagctgggcaggacgagacgagcggcttggggagcgtacaagagcatcgaggatgtagtgaagaagaccaggaacacccggctccgtgctcacctcttcaacaccaccgtacttcgtgctttgacctatgcttcggaaacctgggcatttcgcaagcaggaagaaaacgcggtgagcgtcattgaacgcgcaattgagagagtgatgctaggggtatcccgtttcacgcaagtgagggacgggattcgaagttctctcctacgtcagcgatcgaagattagagacgccgccgcgtttgccaaggaaagtaaaataaggtgggccggacacgtgatgcgctttgatgacaaccgttggaccagagccgtgagcgactgggttccccgcgatattaagcgcactacaggaagaccgccgacccaatggtcagatttcttcacgaagtccttgaaagaaaaatatcatgctcttcgtgtcccacgcgataggaggaaccactgggctactctggcacgcgatcgggacaaatggaagaattactggcgcccgctcgaccagttcgaagattaa